A stretch of the Cellulomonas sp. WB94 genome encodes the following:
- a CDS encoding histidine phosphatase family protein, whose amino-acid sequence MVATTIHLLRHGEVHNPEGVLYGRLPGYHLSPRGIAMAEMVAAHLAGDGPVPRYDITAVIASPLQRAQETAAPIAARFGLPIGTDANLIEAENQFQGLTFGVGDGSLRHMRHWPLLRNPFRPSWGEPYREQADRVLAAVDAARELARGHEALLVSHQLPIWVTRLAAEKRHLWHDPRRRQCSLASVTSLHFDDDTLVGLGYTEPAAALLDGAATVAGA is encoded by the coding sequence ATGGTCGCGACGACGATCCACCTGCTCCGGCACGGTGAGGTCCACAACCCCGAGGGCGTGCTGTACGGCCGCCTGCCCGGCTACCACCTGTCACCGCGCGGTATCGCGATGGCCGAGATGGTCGCAGCCCACCTCGCCGGGGACGGTCCGGTGCCGCGCTACGACATCACCGCCGTCATCGCCTCACCGCTGCAGCGCGCCCAGGAGACCGCCGCGCCCATCGCCGCGAGGTTCGGGCTCCCGATCGGCACGGACGCGAACCTCATCGAGGCCGAGAACCAGTTCCAGGGCCTGACGTTCGGCGTCGGCGACGGGTCGCTGCGGCACATGCGGCACTGGCCGCTGCTGCGCAACCCGTTCCGACCGTCGTGGGGAGAGCCGTACCGCGAGCAGGCGGACCGCGTGCTCGCGGCCGTCGACGCGGCCCGCGAGCTCGCACGCGGGCACGAGGCGCTGCTCGTGAGCCACCAGCTGCCCATCTGGGTCACGCGGCTCGCCGCCGAGAAGCGGCACCTCTGGCACGACCCGCGCCGCCGGCAGTGCTCGCTCGCGTCGGTCACGAGCCTGCACTTCGACGACGACACGCTCGTCGGGCTCGGGTACACCGAGCCGGCCGCGGCGCTCCTCGACGGTGCGGCGACGGTGGCGGGCGCGTGA
- a CDS encoding glutaredoxin family protein, with the protein MSTTDPVPAPAGAPGHPARVVLFGRAGCHLCTEARALVAEVCAETGEAWTEIDVDAPDVPALPSGRSVFDEYSELVPVVEVDGIRQGYWRIDAARLRRALAAGAPGSAAPSGPSGAAS; encoded by the coding sequence GTGTCGACCACCGATCCTGTCCCCGCACCCGCCGGAGCGCCGGGACATCCTGCCCGGGTCGTCCTTTTCGGGCGCGCCGGCTGCCACCTGTGCACCGAGGCGCGCGCGCTCGTCGCCGAGGTCTGCGCCGAGACGGGGGAGGCCTGGACCGAGATCGACGTCGACGCCCCCGACGTGCCGGCCCTGCCGAGCGGTCGGTCGGTGTTCGACGAGTACTCCGAGCTCGTGCCGGTCGTCGAGGTCGACGGGATCCGGCAGGGCTACTGGCGCATCGACGCGGCCCGGCTCCGTCGAGCTCTTGCCGCAGGGGCTCCCGGGTCCGCAGCGCCTTCCGGGCCGTCCGGCGCGGCGTCCTAG
- a CDS encoding TlpA disulfide reductase family protein, whose protein sequence is MLAGCAPSGTPAASATAVANQGYQSGDGSTRKWAVADRSEPVALAGTDFAGTTQDLTTWRGDVVVLNSWYAACPPCRAEAPDLVAFANDYAASGVHVLGINGTDDVGAAQAFERTFSIPYPSLADTGGHAIAALQGAVPVQAVPTTVVLDREGRVAARILGLADPSTLRGLVDDVLAESATPAAGATAGATATP, encoded by the coding sequence CTGCTTGCCGGCTGCGCGCCGAGCGGGACCCCCGCGGCGTCAGCGACAGCAGTCGCGAACCAGGGCTACCAGTCGGGTGACGGCTCGACCCGCAAGTGGGCCGTCGCCGACCGGTCCGAGCCGGTCGCGCTGGCCGGGACCGACTTCGCCGGGACGACGCAGGACCTGACGACCTGGCGCGGGGACGTCGTCGTGCTCAACAGCTGGTACGCGGCCTGCCCGCCATGCCGCGCGGAGGCCCCCGACCTCGTGGCGTTCGCGAACGACTACGCCGCGAGCGGCGTGCACGTCCTCGGGATCAACGGGACCGACGACGTCGGCGCGGCGCAGGCGTTCGAGCGCACGTTCTCGATCCCGTACCCGAGCCTCGCGGACACCGGCGGCCACGCGATCGCGGCGCTGCAGGGAGCCGTGCCGGTCCAGGCCGTGCCGACGACCGTCGTGCTCGACCGCGAGGGTCGCGTCGCCGCCCGGATCCTCGGCCTCGCCGACCCCTCGACGCTGCGCGGTCTCGTCGACGACGTCCTCGCCGAGTCGGCCACGCCGGCCGCCGGCGCGACAGCGGGAGCGACGGCCACGCCATGA
- the ccsB gene encoding c-type cytochrome biogenesis protein CcsB — MTVGDISTLLVWGAMTAFTIGFLAYTADLARIAEAASRASRLPVGERALAEVGAGASSAAQAGAAQTGAAQTGAAQTGGAPAAGGSRRAEGISRSTTYLGVLLLLAGIVARGIAAGRWPTANMYEFTLVGAFVAVTVLAVVQRRRYIPFLGVVVHGIAVLALALALLVFYVQADAVQPALQSYWLVLHVGVAISATGVFTVAFAAAVLQVLKDAREAGRSRLDAPWQRFEPVRASLQRWRVTGPAWEWLRSVPSARELEALSFRLNSIGFVLWTFTLIGGAIWAEHAWGRYWGWDPKEVGTFIAWVVYAAYLHARTTRGWSGRRAAYFVFVGYAVVLANFTVINLFVTGKHSYSGL, encoded by the coding sequence ATGACCGTCGGGGACATCAGCACGCTGCTCGTCTGGGGCGCGATGACCGCGTTCACGATCGGCTTCCTCGCGTACACCGCCGACCTGGCCCGGATCGCCGAGGCAGCGTCCCGCGCGTCCCGGCTGCCGGTGGGGGAGCGCGCACTGGCCGAGGTCGGCGCCGGGGCGTCGTCCGCTGCGCAGGCGGGTGCCGCGCAGACGGGTGCCGCGCAGACGGGTGCTGCGCAGACGGGTGGCGCGCCGGCTGCGGGCGGGTCGCGGCGCGCCGAGGGCATCTCGCGGTCGACGACGTACCTCGGGGTGCTCCTGCTGCTCGCCGGGATCGTGGCGCGCGGGATCGCCGCGGGCCGCTGGCCGACCGCCAACATGTACGAGTTCACGCTCGTCGGCGCGTTCGTGGCCGTCACCGTGCTCGCCGTCGTGCAGCGCCGGCGCTACATCCCGTTCCTCGGCGTCGTCGTGCACGGCATCGCGGTGCTGGCCCTCGCGCTCGCGCTGCTCGTGTTCTACGTGCAGGCCGACGCCGTGCAGCCCGCGCTGCAGAGCTACTGGCTCGTGCTGCACGTGGGGGTCGCGATCTCGGCGACGGGCGTGTTCACCGTGGCGTTCGCCGCGGCGGTGCTCCAGGTGCTCAAGGACGCCCGCGAGGCGGGACGCAGCCGGCTCGACGCCCCGTGGCAGCGATTCGAACCTGTGCGCGCGAGCCTCCAGCGCTGGCGCGTGACCGGGCCCGCGTGGGAGTGGCTGCGCTCGGTGCCGTCAGCGCGCGAGCTCGAGGCGCTGTCGTTCAGGCTCAACTCGATCGGCTTCGTCCTGTGGACGTTCACGCTCATCGGCGGGGCCATCTGGGCCGAGCACGCGTGGGGCCGGTACTGGGGCTGGGACCCCAAGGAGGTCGGCACCTTCATCGCGTGGGTCGTCTACGCCGCGTACCTGCACGCGCGCACGACGCGGGGGTGGAGCGGACGTCGGGCCGCGTACTTCGTGTTCGTCGGCTACGCGGTCGTCCTGGCCAACTTCACGGTCATCAACCTGTTCGTCACCGGCAAGCACTCGTACTCGGGGCTGTGA
- a CDS encoding YceI family protein: protein MSTATALPTDLVAGTWTIDASHSEAGFSVRHAGISKVRGSVAITEGTIVVGEDLTVTSVTATLDPSTISTGDAGRDGHLKSADFFDVEQFATWTFASTSVTATGNDYVIVGDLTIHGVTKSIELETEFNGTAVDPYNNLRAGFSASTTISRKEFGLTWNAALEAGGVLVSDKVVISIDIAAIKQA, encoded by the coding sequence ATGAGCACCGCCACCGCACTCCCCACCGATCTGGTCGCCGGCACCTGGACCATCGACGCGTCGCACAGCGAGGCCGGTTTCTCGGTCCGCCACGCGGGCATCTCGAAGGTCCGCGGCTCCGTCGCGATCACCGAGGGCACCATCGTCGTCGGCGAGGACCTCACCGTCACGTCGGTCACCGCGACGCTCGACCCGTCGACCATCAGCACCGGCGACGCGGGCCGCGACGGCCACCTCAAGAGCGCCGACTTCTTCGACGTCGAGCAGTTCGCCACCTGGACGTTCGCCTCGACCTCCGTGACCGCCACGGGCAACGACTACGTCATCGTCGGCGACCTCACGATCCACGGCGTGACGAAGTCCATCGAGCTCGAGACCGAGTTCAACGGCACCGCCGTCGACCCGTACAACAACCTGCGCGCCGGCTTCTCGGCCAGCACGACGATCTCCCGCAAGGAGTTCGGCCTGACCTGGAACGCAGCGCTCGAGGCCGGCGGCGTCCTGGTCAGCGACAAGGTCGTCATCTCGATCGACATCGCGGCCATCAAGCAGGCCTGA
- a CDS encoding cytochrome c biogenesis protein ResB, with amino-acid sequence MSATGTSDQQRYTPEGIDDAFAGDTPVLPQLGAAGWLRWAWRQLSSMRVALLLLMLLAVAAVPGSVFPQRPQFPEKVAQYLLDHPTLGPLLDRVGMFDVYTSIWFSAIYLLLFVSLVGCILPRTRSHLRALRAAPPRTPRRFDRFPAQGSAASGATPEVVVRAAAGALHGRYRRLPRFRTDVRDDGHGTWSVSAERGYLRETGNLVFHLALVGLLVSVATGQLLHYRGQTILVEGHGFANAQTDYDTFEAGSAFDPASLVPFTLGLDRFTSRFDPRTLQSRAFLAEVTLAEPGQAPRATTIQVNHPLTAGGAKVYLQGNGYAPDVVVRDAAGKVAFSGAVPFLPQDTVYTSNGVIKVPDVSGGQAQIGLVGSLLPTAQQVSPSIWRSVDPEPTDPVLVLAVWSGNLGLDTGVPQNVYTLDDARMTQSVEADGTPVTLRIRPGETVALPDGLGTLEFRALPRFVALDLRYDPALAFVLAFALAALAGLATSLFTPRRRVWVRATPDPADPRRTLVTAAALARGDDIALPTEIDRVLAALPERLDVRDDADSPDTPPESRPDTAPDTDHDRDAHPRAALDPHDQEEAQS; translated from the coding sequence ATGAGCGCGACGGGGACGAGCGACCAGCAGCGGTACACGCCCGAGGGCATCGACGACGCGTTCGCGGGCGACACCCCGGTCCTGCCGCAGCTCGGGGCGGCCGGCTGGCTGCGATGGGCCTGGCGGCAGCTGTCGAGCATGCGGGTCGCGCTGCTCCTCCTCATGCTGCTCGCCGTCGCCGCGGTGCCGGGCTCGGTGTTCCCGCAGCGTCCCCAGTTCCCCGAGAAGGTCGCGCAGTACCTCCTCGACCATCCCACCCTGGGTCCGCTGCTCGACCGGGTCGGGATGTTCGACGTCTACACGTCGATCTGGTTCTCGGCGATCTACCTGCTGCTGTTCGTCTCGCTCGTCGGCTGCATCCTGCCGCGCACCCGGTCCCACCTGCGTGCGCTCCGGGCGGCCCCGCCCCGGACCCCGCGGCGCTTCGACCGGTTCCCCGCGCAGGGGAGCGCGGCGTCGGGCGCGACGCCCGAGGTCGTCGTGCGTGCCGCGGCGGGCGCCCTGCACGGCCGCTACCGCAGGCTCCCGCGGTTCCGCACGGACGTCCGCGACGACGGCCACGGCACGTGGAGCGTCTCCGCCGAGCGCGGCTACCTGCGCGAGACCGGCAACCTCGTGTTCCACCTCGCGCTCGTCGGGCTGCTCGTGTCCGTCGCGACCGGCCAGCTGCTGCACTACCGCGGGCAGACGATCCTCGTCGAGGGGCACGGGTTCGCCAACGCCCAGACGGACTACGACACGTTCGAGGCCGGGTCCGCGTTCGACCCCGCCTCCCTCGTGCCGTTCACGCTCGGCCTCGACCGGTTCACGTCGCGGTTCGACCCGCGCACGCTGCAGTCGCGGGCGTTCCTCGCCGAGGTCACGCTCGCCGAGCCCGGCCAGGCTCCGCGCGCGACGACGATCCAGGTCAATCACCCGCTCACCGCGGGCGGCGCGAAGGTGTACCTGCAGGGCAACGGGTATGCGCCCGACGTCGTCGTGCGGGACGCCGCGGGCAAGGTCGCGTTCTCGGGAGCCGTGCCGTTCCTGCCGCAGGACACCGTCTACACGTCGAACGGCGTCATCAAGGTGCCCGACGTGTCGGGCGGGCAGGCGCAGATCGGGCTCGTCGGCTCGCTCCTGCCCACCGCCCAGCAGGTCTCACCGTCGATCTGGCGCTCGGTCGACCCCGAACCGACCGACCCCGTCCTCGTGCTGGCCGTCTGGTCGGGCAACCTCGGGCTCGACACCGGCGTCCCGCAGAACGTCTACACGCTCGACGACGCCCGCATGACGCAGTCCGTCGAGGCCGACGGCACACCGGTCACGCTCCGCATCCGTCCCGGCGAGACGGTCGCGCTGCCGGACGGGCTGGGCACGCTCGAGTTCCGCGCCCTGCCGCGTTTCGTCGCCCTCGACCTGCGCTACGACCCGGCGCTCGCGTTCGTCCTGGCGTTCGCGCTCGCCGCGCTCGCGGGCCTTGCGACGTCGCTGTTCACCCCGCGGCGACGCGTGTGGGTCCGTGCGACCCCGGACCCCGCCGACCCGCGCCGCACCCTGGTCACCGCCGCGGCGCTCGCTCGCGGGGACGACATCGCGCTGCCCACCGAGATCGACCGGGTGCTCGCCGCGCTCCCGGAGCGGCTCGACGTGCGCGACGACGCCGATTCGCCGGACACCCCACCGGAATCCCGCCCGGACACAGCGCCGGACACCGACCACGACCGTGACGCGCACCCGCGCGCAGCACTCGACCCCCACGACCAGGAAGAGGCCCAGTCATGA
- a CDS encoding arabinan endo-1,5-alpha-L-arabinosidase yields the protein MRASLASRRVALAVALAVLVAAGGAVWWRASGGPGSASSAATALELSGDLRAHDPAIVAGTDGQPWYVFSTGDASVAKGAIQIRTSPDGQAWTTAGTVWDAATEPAWVRAVVPGVTNFWAPDVSLHDGTYYLYYAASSFGSNRSVIGLLTNTTLDAADPAYAWVDRGEVWRSTPGSSDYNAIDPGIVEDADGTPWMAFGSFWGGIQMIRLEWPSGLPADPSAAPVHLASHTVPPNAIEAPTIVRHDGWFYLFVSRDLCCRASASTYNMVVGRSRAVTGPYVDRSGADMAADGGEQLLATRGDMVGPGGESYSNGYLAFHYYATHLGGDFQLAIRKVAWDPDGWPVLTTADEQRPATS from the coding sequence GTGCGCGCATCGCTCGCATCGAGACGCGTCGCACTCGCCGTGGCGCTCGCCGTGCTGGTCGCCGCCGGGGGAGCCGTCTGGTGGCGGGCCTCGGGCGGTCCCGGCTCGGCGAGCAGCGCAGCGACGGCGCTCGAGCTCTCGGGCGACCTCCGGGCGCACGACCCGGCGATCGTCGCGGGCACCGACGGGCAGCCCTGGTACGTGTTCTCGACGGGCGACGCGAGCGTCGCCAAGGGTGCGATCCAGATCCGCACGTCACCCGACGGGCAGGCGTGGACCACGGCAGGCACCGTCTGGGACGCCGCGACCGAGCCGGCCTGGGTGCGCGCCGTGGTGCCGGGAGTCACGAACTTCTGGGCGCCCGACGTCTCCCTGCACGACGGCACGTACTACCTGTACTACGCCGCGTCCTCGTTCGGCTCCAACCGCTCGGTCATCGGGCTGCTCACGAACACGACCCTCGACGCCGCCGACCCCGCGTACGCGTGGGTCGACCGCGGCGAGGTGTGGCGCTCGACCCCCGGGTCGAGCGACTACAACGCGATCGATCCGGGCATCGTCGAGGACGCCGACGGCACGCCCTGGATGGCCTTCGGGTCGTTCTGGGGCGGCATCCAGATGATCAGGCTCGAGTGGCCGAGCGGCCTGCCGGCCGACCCGTCGGCTGCTCCGGTGCACCTCGCGTCCCACACCGTGCCGCCGAACGCGATCGAGGCGCCGACGATCGTGCGGCACGACGGCTGGTTCTACCTGTTCGTGTCGCGCGACCTGTGCTGCCGCGCGAGCGCCTCGACCTACAACATGGTGGTCGGCCGCTCGCGGGCGGTCACCGGGCCGTACGTGGACCGGTCAGGTGCGGACATGGCCGCCGACGGCGGGGAGCAGCTGCTCGCCACGCGCGGCGACATGGTCGGCCCGGGCGGCGAGTCGTACTCGAACGGGTATCTCGCGTTCCACTACTACGCGACGCACCTCGGCGGGGACTTCCAGCTGGCGATCCGCAAGGTCGCGTGGGACCCCGACGGGTGGCCGGTGCTGACGACCGCCGACGAGCAGCGGCCGGCCACGAGCTGA
- a CDS encoding GNAT family N-acetyltransferase, with protein MSERVRRATVEDAADLAWLAAVTFPLACPPGSTRADQQAFIDAVLSVERFTEYLADPARVLLVAHDDAEPEPIGYTMLVEGEPADVEVRAAITLRPTVELSKCYVLPGHHGQGVSAALMAATLDAARRTGARGMWLGVNQLNERAQGFYRRSGFVRVGTKHFQVGNRLEDDFVLELTL; from the coding sequence GTGAGCGAACGAGTGCGGCGCGCGACGGTCGAGGATGCCGCCGACCTCGCCTGGCTCGCGGCCGTCACCTTCCCCCTCGCGTGCCCGCCGGGCTCGACGCGCGCGGACCAGCAGGCGTTCATCGACGCGGTGCTGTCCGTGGAGCGCTTCACCGAGTACCTCGCGGATCCCGCGCGGGTGCTGCTCGTCGCGCACGACGACGCGGAGCCCGAGCCGATCGGCTACACGATGCTGGTCGAGGGCGAGCCGGCTGACGTCGAGGTCCGCGCGGCGATCACCCTGCGGCCGACCGTCGAGCTGTCGAAGTGCTACGTGCTGCCGGGCCACCACGGGCAGGGCGTCTCCGCGGCGCTCATGGCCGCGACGCTCGACGCCGCCCGACGCACGGGCGCCCGCGGGATGTGGCTCGGCGTCAACCAGCTCAACGAGCGCGCGCAGGGCTTCTACCGACGGTCCGGGTTCGTGCGTGTCGGCACCAAGCACTTCCAGGTCGGCAACCGCCTCGAGGACGACTTCGTCCTCGAGCTCACGCTCTGA
- a CDS encoding cytochrome c biogenesis CcdA family protein, protein MSDLGTTFAQAAFSGSMLLAVPVAAVAGFVAFASPCVLPLVPGYLGYLGGMSGATLAGSRRRDAEPSTGVASADAVPTDAASADAVPGGVPTVRAPRPKAAVQSSTDVGRTRLLAGVGLFVAGFTVVFVLLGVLAGSVGGVLKDWQDPLTRILGVVVVLMGLAFMGLVPFLQQDRRVHLSPRAGLWGAPLLGLVFGLGWTPCIGPTLVAITALSLDGGSAVRGAVLSVAFCLGLGLPFLLIAFGTARSARALALLRRHRLAVMRAGGGLLVVLGLALVSGLWGTWAQWLQGLLTTSGVFVPVV, encoded by the coding sequence ATGAGCGACCTCGGCACGACGTTCGCGCAGGCCGCGTTCTCCGGCTCGATGCTGCTGGCCGTCCCGGTCGCGGCCGTCGCCGGCTTCGTCGCGTTCGCCTCGCCGTGCGTGCTCCCGCTCGTCCCGGGCTACCTCGGCTACCTCGGCGGCATGTCGGGTGCGACGCTCGCCGGATCGCGTCGACGTGACGCCGAACCGTCGACCGGTGTCGCGTCGGCCGATGCCGTGCCGACCGATGCTGCGTCGGCCGATGCCGTGCCCGGTGGCGTGCCGACCGTGCGGGCGCCGCGTCCGAAGGCGGCCGTTCAGTCGTCGACCGACGTCGGCCGGACCAGGCTCCTGGCAGGCGTGGGGCTGTTCGTCGCGGGGTTCACGGTCGTCTTCGTGCTGCTCGGAGTGCTCGCGGGCTCGGTCGGCGGGGTGCTCAAGGACTGGCAGGATCCGCTGACCCGCATCCTCGGTGTCGTCGTCGTGCTCATGGGGCTGGCGTTCATGGGCCTCGTCCCGTTCCTCCAGCAGGACCGCCGCGTGCACCTCAGCCCGCGCGCCGGGCTGTGGGGGGCGCCGCTGCTCGGGCTCGTGTTCGGCCTGGGGTGGACCCCGTGCATCGGTCCGACGCTCGTCGCGATCACCGCGCTGTCGCTCGACGGCGGCTCGGCGGTGCGCGGCGCGGTGCTGTCGGTCGCGTTCTGCCTGGGGCTCGGTCTGCCCTTCCTGCTCATCGCGTTCGGCACGGCCCGCAGCGCGCGCGCCCTGGCCCTGCTGCGCCGGCACCGGCTGGCGGTGATGCGCGCGGGCGGCGGACTCCTGGTCGTGCTCGGGCTCGCGCTCGTCAGCGGGCTCTGGGGCACCTGGGCGCAGTGGCTGCAGGGCCTGCTCACCACCTCCGGCGTGTTCGTCCCGGTGGTCTGA
- a CDS encoding 1,4-dihydroxy-2-naphthoate polyprenyltransferase — translation MATTSEWIAGARPRTLPAAAAPVLVGTGAAAQLGAANPGRALLALGVALALQIGVNLANDYSDGVRGTDLDRVGPMRLTASGAARPEHVKWAAFASFGVGALLGLALVALSGQWWLIAVGAASIAAAWYYTGGRRPYGYRGLGEVGVFVFFGLVAVLGTTYTQAGRISWVAVTGAVAIGLLACALLMVNNLRDVPTDVLAGKRTLAVRLGEHRSRRVYAALLWVPIVLGLGCALVAPWSILVVLLGFPAGLLTVTVLAGARGRLLVPVLAGTGMLELAFGVLLGLGLAL, via the coding sequence ATGGCCACGACCTCCGAGTGGATCGCAGGTGCCCGACCCCGCACCCTGCCCGCCGCCGCGGCCCCCGTGCTGGTCGGGACCGGCGCGGCCGCTCAGCTCGGCGCCGCTAACCCCGGCCGGGCCCTGCTCGCGCTCGGCGTCGCGCTCGCGCTGCAGATCGGCGTCAACCTCGCCAACGACTACTCCGACGGGGTCCGCGGCACCGACCTCGACCGCGTCGGCCCGATGCGTCTGACGGCGTCCGGCGCGGCGCGCCCCGAGCACGTCAAGTGGGCGGCGTTCGCGTCGTTCGGCGTCGGCGCGCTGCTAGGCCTCGCGCTCGTGGCGCTGTCCGGGCAGTGGTGGCTCATCGCCGTCGGCGCCGCGTCGATCGCCGCCGCCTGGTACTACACCGGCGGCCGCCGGCCGTACGGGTACCGCGGGCTCGGCGAGGTCGGCGTCTTCGTGTTCTTCGGGCTCGTCGCGGTGCTCGGGACGACCTACACCCAGGCCGGCCGGATCTCGTGGGTGGCCGTGACCGGGGCCGTCGCGATCGGGCTCCTGGCGTGCGCCCTGCTCATGGTCAACAACCTGCGCGATGTCCCCACCGACGTCCTCGCAGGCAAGCGCACGCTCGCGGTGCGGCTCGGCGAACACAGGTCCCGGCGCGTGTACGCGGCGCTGCTCTGGGTGCCGATCGTGCTGGGTCTCGGCTGCGCGCTCGTCGCGCCGTGGTCGATCCTCGTCGTCCTGCTCGGGTTCCCGGCCGGACTTCTCACGGTGACGGTGCTGGCGGGCGCCCGCGGGCGTCTGCTGGTCCCGGTGCTTGCGGGCACCGGCATGCTCGAGCTGGCGTTCGGGGTGCTGCTCGGGCTCGGGCTCGCGCTGTAG
- a CDS encoding MarR family transcriptional regulator, with translation MTQTASTRTPGTTDDVRWLTPEQQTHWRAYRDGTALLMDVLARELDEDTALSLAEYEVLVRLSEAPGRTLRMSELAGELAHSRSRLTHTIRRMEDAGLVQRNPCAVDARGVNCTMTDLGLQRIVEAAPSHVTSVRTHLIDVLTDDQLSALGTAMGIVAHALRES, from the coding sequence ATGACCCAGACCGCCTCGACCCGCACCCCAGGCACCACCGACGACGTCCGCTGGCTCACGCCCGAGCAGCAGACCCACTGGCGTGCCTACCGCGACGGGACCGCGCTGCTCATGGACGTCCTCGCGCGAGAGCTCGACGAGGACACCGCCCTGTCGCTCGCCGAGTACGAGGTGCTCGTGCGGCTGTCCGAGGCCCCCGGCCGGACGCTGCGGATGTCCGAGCTGGCGGGCGAGCTCGCCCACTCGCGGAGCCGGCTCACGCACACGATCCGCCGCATGGAGGACGCCGGCCTCGTCCAGCGCAACCCCTGTGCGGTCGACGCGCGCGGCGTCAACTGCACGATGACGGACCTCGGCCTCCAGCGCATCGTCGAGGCGGCGCCGTCGCACGTCACCTCGGTGCGCACCCACCTCATCGACGTCCTGACCGACGACCAGCTGAGCGCGCTCGGCACCGCGATGGGCATCGTCGCGCACGCGTTGCGCGAGAGCTGA
- a CDS encoding DUF4229 domain-containing protein, whose translation MPLIIYSALRLGLFAALTLLMHFWAGMEWWFAALISVFAAWGLSYTMLDGPRDAAARYLADRAEARKARKGLSVGQSEDAQVEDAAQDAAPEPVERDEP comes from the coding sequence GTGCCTCTCATCATCTACTCGGCCCTGCGCCTCGGCCTGTTCGCTGCGCTCACGTTGCTCATGCACTTCTGGGCCGGCATGGAGTGGTGGTTCGCCGCGCTGATCTCGGTGTTCGCCGCCTGGGGCCTGTCGTACACGATGCTCGACGGACCCCGCGACGCCGCGGCCCGCTACCTCGCCGACCGCGCCGAGGCCCGCAAGGCTCGCAAGGGTCTCTCGGTCGGTCAGAGCGAGGACGCCCAGGTCGAGGACGCCGCCCAGGACGCCGCACCGGAGCCGGTCGAGCGCGACGAGCCGTAG
- a CDS encoding HAD-IB family hydrolase has translation MTEPTSTAPGPSGLVEPAAAPAGRAAAFFDVDNTIIRGASAFHLAVGLYRRGFFRKWDIVTFAIHQSRYLMFGENHKQIDEVRDKGLSIMTGHSVAEVVAIAEDIYDEVLSLRIFPGTQKLLDDHLAAGHEVWLITATPVEIGELIARRLGVTGALGTIAEHEDGFYTGHLVGDMLHGKAKASAVRELAERENLDLTASYAYGDSTNDVPILSEVGFPCAINPDRRLRRHAQTVGWPVREFRGRRRVARRSANLASLAGLAWVAGLVVRTIRRSARL, from the coding sequence GTGACCGAGCCGACCTCGACAGCCCCAGGCCCGTCGGGTCTCGTCGAACCGGCGGCGGCGCCCGCCGGACGCGCGGCAGCATTCTTCGACGTCGACAACACGATCATCCGGGGCGCGAGCGCGTTCCACCTGGCTGTCGGGCTCTACCGCCGCGGGTTCTTCCGCAAGTGGGACATCGTGACGTTCGCGATCCACCAGTCGCGCTACCTGATGTTCGGCGAGAACCACAAGCAGATCGACGAGGTCCGCGACAAGGGGCTGTCGATCATGACGGGGCACTCCGTCGCCGAGGTCGTGGCGATCGCCGAGGACATCTACGACGAGGTCCTCAGCCTGCGGATCTTCCCCGGCACCCAGAAGCTCCTCGACGACCACCTCGCCGCAGGTCACGAGGTCTGGCTCATCACCGCGACCCCGGTCGAGATCGGCGAGCTCATCGCGCGCCGGCTCGGGGTGACGGGGGCGCTGGGCACGATCGCCGAGCACGAGGACGGCTTCTACACCGGTCACCTGGTCGGCGACATGCTGCACGGCAAGGCCAAGGCCAGCGCGGTCCGCGAGCTGGCGGAGCGCGAGAACCTCGACCTCACCGCGTCGTACGCGTACGGCGACTCGACGAACGACGTGCCGATCCTGTCCGAGGTCGGCTTCCCGTGCGCGATCAACCCCGACCGGCGCCTGCGCCGCCACGCGCAGACCGTCGGGTGGCCGGTCCGGGAGTTCCGCGGCCGGCGTCGGGTGGCCCGTCGCAGCGCGAACCTGGCCAGCCTCGCCGGGCTCGCGTGGGTCGCGGGCCTCGTCGTGCGGACGATCCGGCGCAGCGCCCGGCTCTGA